The Triticum aestivum cultivar Chinese Spring chromosome 7B, IWGSC CS RefSeq v2.1, whole genome shotgun sequence genome window below encodes:
- the LOC123160633 gene encoding putative FBD-associated F-box protein At5g56400: MERTRGHRRRKLSVAAGVGVGGGEDRLSALPDDVLIHILLKLRDAPVAARTSVLARRWRRVWALLPELHFPVGTDPDRIRAALTAHDAPALRHLFVAGIEATPEIAAAWLPIAARRLSGVLHFKNTGGMNGASAGERGTLKLPCFEKATKVVLDLHSIGLTLPPSGVFTRLTDLELVRIQLHGPCSLSDVVSSPRCPSLRRLSVCSVRGLENFTIQSESLVQLELRSLHILQQLNIVALSLQKLKVFLCFTNPLNEGQPVANISAPQLVTLDWRSAYDPSSVLFGEMPNLQQLTTNPLFVYGDDIFSGLNHHSLMLPQHFHHIRKFILILFYLQVRGNERFLMEEMTKLPNITILGLVVLACGHSFGASSFHVLKMSSGIRELMLQLVTRSESKAFVCQPGCICAEPSNWETEDLVLPCLKEVAINGLRGTEHELPLVERLFKWATTLERVTIIFHDSISESNGEEFRQLLLSFSRPAICMEFSHCGGSLSFD, encoded by the exons ATGGAGCGCACGCGGGGGCATCGGCGGCGAAAGCTCTCCGTCGCCGCCGGCGTCGGCGTTGGAGGTGGCGAGGACCGCCTCAGCGCGCTGCCGGACGACGTCCTCATCCACATCCTCCTCAAGCTCcgcgacgcccccgtcgccgctcGGACCAGCGTCCTCGCCCGCCGCTGGCGCCGCGTCTGGGCTCTCCTCCCGGAGCTCCATTTCCCCGTCGGCACTGACCCCGACCGCATCCGCGCCGCCCTCACCGCCCATGATGCGCCGGCCCTCCGCCATCTCTTCGTTGCAGGCATCGAGGCCACCCCCGAAATCGCTGCGGCATGGCTCCCCATCGCCGCGCGCCGCCTCTCTGGTGTCCTGCATTTCAAGAACACGGGGGGCATGAATGGTGCCTCCGCCGGGGAAAGAGGTACCTTGAAGTTGCCTTGCTTCGAGAAAGCAACCAAGGTCGTGCTCGATCTACATTCTATTGGCCTCACCCTGCCGCCTTCCGGCGTATTTACCCGGCTCACCGATCTGGAGCTGGTTCGCATACAGCTGCACGGTCCGTGTAGCCTCAGTGACGTTGTCTCTTCACCACGGTGTCCATCTTTGCGCCGCCTTTCCGTTTGCAGTGTCAGGGGTCTGGAGAACTTCACAATCCAGTCGGAATCTCTCGTACAATTGGAACTGAGGAGTTTGCATATCTTGCAGCAGCTCAATATCGTTGCCCTGTCTCTGCAAAAATTAAAAGTATTCCTTTGCTTCACCAATCCTCTGAATGAAGGTCAACCAGTTGCCAACATCTCAGCCCCTCAGCTGGTGACACTTGattggagaagtgcttatgacCCTAGCTCCGTTTTGTTTGGCGAGATGCCAAATCTCCAACAACTGACCACCAATCCTCTTTTTGTATATGGAGACGATATATTTTCTGGACTTAATCATCACAGCTTGATGCTTCCACAACATTTTCACCACAtcagaaaatttattctcatcctTTTCTATCTGCAG GTCCGTGGCAACGAACGGTTCTTGATGGAAGAGATGACAAAGTTGCCTAACATTACCATCTTGGGACTGGTGGTATTGGCATGTGGACATTCCTTTGGAGCCAGCTCATTCCATGTTCTCAAGATGTCTAGCGGTATAAGAGAGCTGATGCTTCAACTTGTTACTCGGAGCGAGTCTAAG GCATTTGTGTGCCAACCAGGTTGCATTTGTGCTGAGCCATCAAATTGGGAAACTGAGGACCTCGTGCTACCTTGCCTCAAAGAAGTAGCAATCAATGGTCTGAGAGGAACTGAACATGAACTCCCTCTTGTGGAAAGGTTATTCAAGTGGGCAACAACGCTAGAAAGGGTGACGATAATTTTCCATGACTCGATCTCTGAAAGCAACGGCGAAGAGTTCCGCCAGTTGTTACTAAGCTTCTCTAGGCCAGCAATATGTATGGAATTCTCGCATTGCGGAGGAAGTTTATCATTTGACTAG